From the Trifolium pratense cultivar HEN17-A07 linkage group LG4, ARS_RC_1.1, whole genome shotgun sequence genome, the window AGTGTGTTAAAGTGACAATGTAAACATTTTATATCCCAGTAGTTTTGTTTTGGCATTAAATGCATCcttctaataataatagtaacatttgtaataattaataatatcttggttagactttacttatcatGAGGCCCAATTCTGAATAACTGGGGTCTTCTTCCCCAAGAATCGAAAGGTTAACACCAAAttaagtaaataataataataactaacatAAAAATGGCAAATGCGAGTCCCAAACTCTAAATATCTGCATTTTTTAAGGTTAGCTCATGAATTCACATACACACTAAGACATCTCTAatggtcaatttttttaagaactAGTTTTGTACTTGAACAATTGTACTATGGATGGTTGACTACCTTCATAAGTGGTTCACTTGACTaatgtttaaaattattaaaaaatttaatgattgcGAACAAAttctttaaaagtaaaaaatgacGACTGTTCGATTTTATTGTTAAAACAATGATATCATTGATATGATTGATGTTTATTTAATACGAGTTGTAtctattgttttttaaaaaaaaatattagcgATAGTTAGTTGTTCTCCACAACATTATGTAATGCTTACGCAAATTATAGAGAATCAGATTAAATGTAGTCACATTGGATGCAGTCGAGGTGCAGTCAGTATCGCATAATTGTTTGATCTAGATTAGACGATTCAgatatttagattttttattgtaattaaatattaaattttgatgttaaaatataaacattCTGATTTTAATCGGACAATCCCAGATTGATGACTGCATACAGTATGTGATTGCActgaatccaaatccaaatcagAGATATTTTGATCTAATAGTAAGAAATTATGCAACTTAGTCGTATGTGGCCGTAGTCAATCTAGATCCAAATTATAGATATTTTTAAGGAACATTCActattatgaaattttttttttaatctattttgcCATGTCGTATTTTTCCGATGAGAAGGAAAATTAAGACGAGTTttaagttaattaaataattaatatatttaatatctaAGTTTGATCTAATAGTGAAAGATTTGTTATATTTGGtctcattgtaaataaaataaaagaatctAATTTTACAAGAAAGAAATATAGTAGTATTCTAAGAGCATTTCCAATGGTGATATCACTTTGGGTATTATACATTGCTAACAAGTGGTCCATAAAGTGTCATGTAATATTTttgcaactcatacatattaTATTTTACTTCAATGGTGATATcactttttgagtatcatacattaataacaaATGATCCCttctataattatatttttattttgtcaaaataaaaataaaaatatatttaatttaataaatacatagataataaattaataattagatataatgagaaatacatgacaataaattaaaaatgtgaaaaatgcataaatataacatgaaatatataatgaaaaaaatataataattaattttgattattcTCTTGTCTGAAATGCTCCCAAATGTGTTCCACCAGATATGTTTGGAGTTGTTGGTGATTTGTTTTTCCAAGAATATGtgcaatatataaaaattgtgtaatatatagaataatatgaaatatcatcaaattaatgttagtaaaaaaagaaaaaaaaaaacaaaacgaaGATCAAGAAGTcattgaatgtcaaataggaATGTTTTGACATATAAATTAATGATACgataccttatttaaggtaaGGTAccagtatcatcaattttgatactctCTATACCTGAAactccaataataaaaaaaaatatcatatcaataatttatgaaattttcTTAGATACTCTCGTTAGAAGATGTAAATTCAACCTTTTGAGATATGTCATGCCCCAACTGAAAGACAAAATAGATTATTTTTTACTCTATATATtctcaaataataaaaagaaacgCACAACCTTCCCTCACTAATTTTAACTACAACCGTCGGTGATGGTAGTGCCATTCATAATTCATTCTTTTTAGCTAAAACACAGCACATGATTGTATGTCCCTGTCTGTGATCAACTACCCATGAAAACGAAAATATACAATAGGTGTTTTTCTAAAATGTTTTTACTAAATATAAACacttattttatataataagaataagaataacTTGTCACCGAGAAAAATGAGTTAAGAGAGTGAAAgatttaattttcactttcaagtttcaacaaaaccaactaaaaataacaaaatactACCAATTactaataatagttttttttaatcacaTTGTTAGAATtttggagtgtgctcctctcataatctcaaattcaattttctttGTTGTCAATTTTGGTGACTAGTTCATACAAACTTTTACTCTAAATTTAAATGGAATATCTGTAAATGGACGGTGAAAATGTAGTCTCATCGCTAGAAAATCTatcattaaaatgaataagtataATTAGAATTCAAACCTTAATCCCTGCCAATTAAGTTAAACTCACGGCGTCATGGAAAAATTAGTTGATCTTGGCAACAGATATAGACTTTTCATTATATTTGTAATCGTATGTGCACATGACATGACAACCGGGAAAAAGTTGTAATGCACCGACATGTGATGTGGCATAATATTTTCGATTGTGTGCTGTGCGGTGGAACATTGGTGGAACCGTCTAAAGACAGACTCACATCGTTAAAAAACGGCATGACACGGTTAATGCCAGAATTTGACAGTAAATATTACTCCTTAATTATATGTCTTTAGTTTAGGCCATTATTGTAAGCAATAGTACTAAACACCGACAAAAGGTATTAGAACTTGGAAGCAGACATATTTGCTGCTGAGGATACAGATCGATGTAATATGTAGTactaacaaattaaaaaagttaCTAAGCAATACGTACGTACAGTTTGTgtggcatatatatatacattttagatttgttatattatatatgaacaATAATGAATTTTGGTTTATGAGCGGCCAAAAAATTGAATGATAGAAGGCAATGTAGTTTAACATTATAGCATATATAGCACCGAATATCCATCCATGAGATGATCGAGgcaaataaaatcaacaaaacaataatctagttatattattatttattatagagagaatagcaataataatgtaataatgtttgtaattacaTACGACCTTAATCGTGGTTCTGATGGAGaaggtaataataataacaatacacacgaagaattgaaaaaatataacagAAGAAATTGCAGAAGAGTAGAGGTAGCTATAGCATGATAGTAGAAAGGagagagggagggagggagggataTTGGATGATCTTAATTAATGATAagactaattaattaatgtttagCAGTGTAGGTTTGAGGAAGAGGTGTGCAATAATCAGAATTAGTGATTCTTCTGATCTCAGAGCGCATCCTGTAGAAAACATGTTTCCAACTTCCCTTGTCGCGGGAAGCCAATAATTTGGTTTCGTGCTCGTTCATTTCTAGATCTGTGGCAAATATTGGCTTCCTTGATAGGATCCATGCCCAGGTACAGTCCCACCAATTTCTGATAGAGAATGAGAATGAAAATGACTTGGATCTGCTGCTGCAGGGAAATGACCATGTTTGATCTGATTCTGCTGCTGCAGGGGTGTTGTTGTTGAAGGATGAACATGATAGGCGTCTGCGAAGAAGAATGCCTTCGCCtcctgctgctgctgctgctgctgcatcAATATTATGATGATCTTGTTTAGATTTAGAAGAAGAACGTGTACCGGTGGACACAGGCAGCGACTCCTTTCCGCTTCTACTTATTGTTGGAAAGAAGCTCatgatagatagatagatagatagatagatagatagatagatagatagatagatagatagatagatagatagatagatagatagatctATCTCAGGAGGACAGGAGGAGGGAGGAAACaccaaagaaagaaagaaagaaagaaagacaaATACTCAAACTACGTTTATTTGTGCATGCGTGCTGGTTACTGAACAAACCTTGCTAATTAACTTTGTCTGTGGagagaaatgaaatgaaatgataCAATGCAATACATTATACAACACTACTACTTAATGGTGAAATGTATCCTTCACAGCTCAGCAGCTCTTTATATCACAGCCTGTCTCCtctttattctttcttttgtgGGGTCAATCATTTACATTCATTACATTAcaccctttctttttcttccttccTCACCTGTTTGTTAATTTCTTGCTATTTTATTCCATTCCATgtaacaacaaaacaaacaacgCACCCAATTATTTGTTACGCAAAACCCGCCAATTTCCCATTCGTTACTCGTTACATTCAACTTTGGTTCGGTGCTGTACTGTACCTCACACCTAAATCAACTCCAACACTAATAGTAAATCTCTTCATTCGTATATCAATCTCATTCTACTTCTTTATTACATGTTGATGTTTGATTGCCCAATACAATAATTAATCCTTTTACTACACTATCTATTTCTTTTGTTAATTAGTTGTCAAGCATGATAGAATCcaacaacaaacacaaaaataaaacgAGACAGGTGTTAATTCACAAATCAAtacaatcaaattaattattacaACGGGTACAATATATTTTAGGCttaactaacggaaatgactaacttgaaacctaaaataaacgtaatggactaaattgatactttttaaacgtaagggatcaaattgaaacctaaaataaacgtaagggaccaaatgtgtagttaagcctttatTTTCATTTACCAAATGTGTCCACCTCATATTCTAAAGATGACACAATGTAAAAATATACTGTATTACGAATATCATTTCACTGCAACATCAGGTAAGTAATATAACACCTAATGATTTCTGGTATCAATGGATCATTAAAATATGTTAGACGTCCTCACCTATATCAAGTTACGTTATTCATCAATATCTGAACAAATTTGAACTATACTTGAGAGTAAAGGTTACCTGAGGCATATGTTAAAAGTACAAATGTAAGTATTTTGTGTATATCGTATCCACCTAGACTAGTGTGATATTAATCGCCGTTCAACAATTACCATGATTTTAAGTTAGGGTTTTGAAATGATTTATTTGCTGACATGCCTTGCTTCACAGGTGGGT encodes:
- the LOC123921865 gene encoding uncharacterized protein LOC123921865, whose amino-acid sequence is MSFFPTISRSGKESLPVSTGTRSSSKSKQDHHNIDAAAAAAAGGEGILLRRRLSCSSFNNNTPAAAESDQTWSFPCSSRSKSFSFSFSIRNWWDCTWAWILSRKPIFATDLEMNEHETKLLASRDKGSWKHVFYRMRSEIRRITNSDYCTPLPQTYTAKH